From Pagrus major chromosome 2, Pma_NU_1.0, one genomic window encodes:
- the tsr1 gene encoding pre-rRNA-processing protein TSR1 homolog — MAKMAANGEKQQGHRPGIYKQKNKAHKNGRHRTKGEIERENKGRVSVTALTKKQRKEQKKMDRRHKANQLRRNKKDMVLTEKRRLGSRDGPPHLVVVVSLHASVDAGAITKLLRGEDAGGIVHQERCVSGISDSFGMILPRFKQRFTFVSQSTADMHSLLDVAKIADSLVFVLDSTEAWDSYGDYCLSCLFAQGLPSHALVCQGVSDLPVKKRVESRRALSKITEIRFPDARLFPLDSEQDGTLLLRHLGTQRQRKLGFRSRRSHLLAQHVTFTPNSPAEGTGGGPTGLGTLCVSGYVRGRPLRVDRLVHISGHGDFQLSQIDAPSDPLPLNLTAARPVKSGKAGDIDMMDGGEGEAPVRVLMKADPKSRESLQAEAEVDPMDGEQTWPTESELLEAEEARKNKRVMKVPKGTSDYQASWIVDEDEEENGDTDDESSDNDDDDDMLDEAMEGEDEEINSQEPGSGCASEEEEEEDEEEEEEVCTTERTGADQRYDEHMDEAAEEEGLKRYREARSNEMFPDEVDTPLDMAARIRFQRYRGLKSFRASPWDPMENLPLNYSRIFQFQSFDRTRHRILAEAAAEEEGAMVGWYVTLHIIDVPFSVMESVQSGRPLTLVSLLPHEQKMSVMHLLVRRHPSNTEPIKSKEELVFHCGFRRFRASPIFSQHTSADKHKMERFLRPDAPTVVSVYAPITFNPAGVLLFKQRNDGMQDLVATGSLLSCDPQRVVLKRIVVSGHPFKINRRSAVVRYMFFNRDDIMWFKPVELRTKWGRRGHIKEALGTHGHMKCVFDNQLRSQDTVLMNLYKRVYPRWTYDPYVSLPLPWVKREITVEMDDLDME; from the exons ATGGCGAAAATGGCTGCGAACGGGGAAAAACAACAGGGCCACAGACCCGGCatatacaaacagaaaaataaggcCCACAAAAATGGCAGGCACCGGACGAAAGGTGAAAtcgagagagaaaacaaag GGAGAGTGTCAGTGACCGCCCTTACCAAAAAACAGAGGAAGGAGCAAAAGAAGATGGACAGAAGGCACAAAGCCAACCAGCTACGCCggaataaaaaagacatg GTCCTCACAGAAAAGCGACGGCTTGGCAGCAGGGACGGTCCGCCTCATTTAGTCGTTGTGGTGTCCCTCCATGCGTCGGTCGACGCCGGTGCTATCACCAAACTGCTTCGTGGGGAGGATGCTGGAGGCATCGTGCATCAGGAGCGATGCGTCAGTGGCATCAGTGACAGTTTTGGGATGATTCTTCCTCGTTTTAAACAAAGGTTCACCTTTGTAAGCCAAAGCACAG CTGACATGCACTCCCTGCTGGATGTCGCCAAGATTGCAGACAGCCTTGTATTTGTGCTGGACTCGACTGAAGCTTGGGACAGCTATGGAGACTACTGTCTCTCCTGCCTCTTTGCCCAGGGCCTCCCCAGCCATG CACTGGTGTGTCAGGGTGTGTCTGATCTTCCTGTGAAGAAGAGGGTCGAGTCCAGGAGAGCTCTGTCAAAAATCACTGAGATCCGTTTTCCTGATGCCCGTCTCTTCCCTCTGGATTCGGAGCAGGATGGCACTCTTCTTCTAAGACACCTGGGCactcagagacagagaaagctTGGTTTCCGTTCCAGACGTTCCCATCTTTTGGCTCAGCATGTCACTTTCACGCCCAACAGCCCTGCTGAGGGAACAGGTGGTGGACCCACTGGGCTGGGAACCCTCTGTGTCTCCGGGTACGTCCGAGGCCGTCCTCTACGGGTTGACAGACTGGTGCACATCAGTGGACACGGAGACTTTCAGCTCAGTCAGATTGATGCTCCATCAGACCCTCTGCCCCTCAACTTAACAGCAGCCAGACCAGTAAAGTCTGGCAAGGCAGGAGACATTGACATGATG GatggaggtgaaggtgaggctccAGTGCGGGTGCTCATGAAAGCGGACCCAAAATCCAGAGAGAGTCTGCAGGCCGAGGCCGAGGTGGACCCCATGGACGGAGAGCAGACGTGGCCGACAGAATCAGAGCTGCTGGAAGCCGAAG AGGCCAGGAAGAACAAACGTGTGATGAAGGTCCCAAAAGGAACATCAGACTACCAGGCTTCATGGATTGTTgatgaagacgaggaggagaatGGAGACACGGATGATGAAAGCAGTGATAATGACGATGACGATGACATGTTGGACGAGGCCATggaaggagaagatgaagagatCAACTCTCAG GAGCCAGGTTCAGGCTGTGcctcagaggaagaagaggaggaggatgaggaggaggaggaagaggtgtgCACCACAGAGCGAACTGGAGCAGATCAGCGCTATGATGAGCACATGGACGAAGCTGCGGAAGAAGAAGGTCTCAAACGCTACCGTGAGGCCCGATCCAATGAAATGTTTCCTGATGAGGTGGACACACCCCTCGACATGGCAGCCAGAATCAG gttccAGCGCTATAGAGGCCTAAAAAGTTTCCGCGCCTCGCCCTGGGACCCCATGGAGAACCTGCCTCTCAACTACTCGCGTATCTTCCAGTTCCAGAGCTTTGATCGCACTCGCCACCGCATCCTTGCTGAGGCTGCAGCTGAGGAAGAGGGAGCTATG GTCGGCTGGTATGTTACGCTTCACATCATCGATGTgcctttttctgtgatggagAGTGTGCAGTCAGGCAGACCTCTGACTTTGGTGTCTCTGTTGCCTCATGAACAGAAG ATGTCAGTGATGCACTTGTTGGTGAGGAGACACCCCAGTAACACGGAGCCGATCAAATCTAAAGAGGAGCTGGTGTTTCACTGTGGATTCCGGAGGTTCAGGGCTTCTCCGATCTTCTCTCAGCACACATCAG CTGACAAACATAAGATGGAGCGCTTCCTCAGGCCAGATGCCCCCACCGTGGTGTCCGTGTACGCTCCAATCACCTTCAACCCAGCGGGAGTCCTGCTCTTCAAACAAAGGAATGATG GCATGCAGGACCTTGTGGCTACAGGCAGTCTGCTCAGCTGTGACCCTCAGCGCGTTGTGCTGAAGAGGATTGTAGTGAGCGGACACCCGTTCAAAATTAACCGGCGTTCTGCAGTCGTTCGTTACATGTTCTTTAACAGAG ATGACATCATGTGGTTCAAGCCAGTGGAGCTGCGAACAAAGTGGGGTCGGAGAGGCCACATCAAGGAGGCTTTAG gaacACACGGTCacatgaagtgtgtgtttgataaTCAGCTGCGTTCTCAAGACACAGTCCTGATGAATTTGTACAAGAGAGTGTATCCTCGCTGGACGTACGACCCCTACGTGTCGTTGCCTTTACCCTGGGTCAAGAGAGAGATAACTGTGGAGATGGATGACTTGGACATGGAGTAG